Genomic DNA from Sphingomonas hankookensis:
GGCACGGTGGCTATTGGCTCGCTCGATCCGCGCGCGGCATCGCTCGATCTCGCGCTCCAGCGCGGCGATACGCTTCGTCAGTTCGTCGACCGACAGCGGGTCCAGATCCTCGGCGAGCACCATGGCCAGCAGGTTGCCACGAACATGGTTAACATTTTCGTCGGGTTCCATCACGATGCAGCGTTGACCCTACGGCTGGCGATGTCAATAACGCCGGAGACAGGGGGATGAGCGTTATGGACGTACCAGCGGCGATGCGTGCGATCGATCCGACGGAAGCCGGAGGTC
This window encodes:
- a CDS encoding DUF1192 domain-containing protein; amino-acid sequence: MEPDENVNHVRGNLLAMVLAEDLDPLSVDELTKRIAALEREIERCRARIERANSHRASADALFRS